The segment AATGGCCATATTCGTCATGGACGAAGGCCATCGGCACCTCCGCCTCGCGCAGCGCCTTGAGCGCGTCCATCGCCTCGACATGGTCGGGCATGACGATCGCCTTGCGCAGGATCGCGGCCAGATCGATCGGCTCGCCCTTCACCAGGCGGCGGACCAGGTCGCGCGCATGGATGACGCCCAGCATCTGGTCGACCGATCCGTCGGCCACCGGCATGCGCGTGTGCGGAATCTCGGCGAGCTGCGCCAGCAGCTGGTCCGGGGTCGCGTTGATGTCGATCCATTCGACCTCGGTGCGCGGCGTCATCACCTCGCGCACCGGCCGGTCGGCGAGCCGCACGACGCCCGAGATGATCGCGCGCTCGCTCTCCTCGATCACGCCGGCCGAGGAGGCCTCGGCGACGATCAGGTGGAGCTCTTCGGCGGTGACGTGATTCTCGGACTCGCGGGCCAGGCCGAGCAGGCGGAAGATCAGGGCGCTGGTCCGGTCGAGCAGCCAGACGAACGGCGCGGTCAGCCGCGACAGCCACAGCATCGGCACCGCGACCAGCGCGGCGATCGGCTCGGGCGCGCGCAGCGCGAACTGCTTGGGCACCAGCTCGCCGACGATCAGCGACACGAAGGTGGTGAGCGCGATGACCAGCGCGAAGCCGATCTCGGGCGCGCTGGCGGCGGGAACGCCGA is part of the Rhizorhabdus wittichii RW1 genome and harbors:
- a CDS encoding protein of unknown function DUF21 (PFAM: CBS domain containing protein; protein of unknown function DUF21; transporter-associated region), with the translated sequence MNVASAMPHPVPLAPFPWLDLVIIVALVALNGVFAMSELAIVSARKARMEAMARAGRRGARTAIQLAADPGKFLSTVQIGITLIGILAGAYSGASLGGPVGDRLALLGVPAASAPEIGFALVIALTTFVSLIVGELVPKQFALRAPEPIAALVAVPMLWLSRLTAPFVWLLDRTSALIFRLLGLARESENHVTAEELHLIVAEASSAGVIEESERAIISGVVRLADRPVREVMTPRTEVEWIDINATPDQLLAQLAEIPHTRMPVADGSVDQMLGVIHARDLVRRLVKGEPIDLAAILRKAIVMPDHVEAMDALKALREAEVPMAFVHDEYGHFEGLVAPANLLAAIAGEFASDQDDHTDPPFVEREDGSWLISGTLAADTMADRLGIDLPEDRDFATAAGFALWRLKHLPTTGESFDHRGWRFEVVDMDGRRIDKLLAAVIPGAE